In the Drosophila takahashii strain IR98-3 E-12201 chromosome 3R, DtakHiC1v2, whole genome shotgun sequence genome, one interval contains:
- the by gene encoding tensin-1, translating into MRSPYEESAAAADHKYQYQYTAANNNNNYYKNYNVNGNGQANGNGNISGSGNGNGNGNGNGNGIPYHARENSLPFSYGIAKTNTTLRKTPTPTRVDSFLDFDFGTTTNGSSGTGTNDMIKPPTRLTSPLLVRKTLGNGASPTSSTNTNTIANTYHYRSSSATPTPTPLRDNFEQLLRERREKVYNEYRSTERESSGERRGAAPTPPQRQYYPSDSYGNGVRNGNGSNGNGTLYRNSPSNGNGQSTKYNYDFEFNLNLEDVKPEPTPYTTRNIQFEDLRLDQDVPDGVVNRRTMERNYHTINSLEATHKRQQLEPLEQLGAVYGQNHMEETLARTRRDLSASTRSTSKSTSPLPLALPAPASPIYATSTKRVSNPNTNGQYQQQMTPSPTGRPETPAFPVTPRTPFGASSSSSSLSTTTTSPTQLPPAESIYQTGPRRGVPPPAAALQPLEVSADSVRFARNSAKFWYKPNLTREDAIALLASAQPGTFLVRDSTTYKNSYGLVVRVAQPPAGSQELVRHFLIEPTKGGVHLKGCDDEPVFTSLSALVFEHSISQLALPCLLRLPDRDIVPPVRATTPAQQHLIAHGAATNVLWLYSCDTESLTGNEAIRKAIRLMYAQRPAPQPTEVHFKVSSQGITLTDNTRKKFFRKHYTADVISHCAIDPENRMWTSEGEADKKTIFAFVARRSHSSTDNQCHVFCDLSVSQPAAAIVSFANRTLPTEKLRNYVL; encoded by the coding sequence ATGCGGTCGCCGTACGAAGAAAGCGCTGCTGCCGCCGACCACAAGTACCAATACCAGTACACCGCGgccaataataacaataattactATAAAAACTATAATGTGAATGGCAATGGGCAGgcgaatggaaatgggaatataagtggaagtggaaatggaaatggaaatggtaatggcaatggaaatggaataCCTTATCACGCGCGCGAGAATTCGCTGCCATTTAGCTATGGCATAGCCAAAACCAATACGACGCTGCGCAAAACTCCAACACCGACGCGTGTGGATAGTTTTCTAGACTTTGACTTTGGAACCACTACGAATGGGAGTTCGGGTACTGGGACTAACGATATGATAAAGCCCCCCACCCGGCTGACGAGCCCTTTGCTGGTGCGCAAAACGCTGGGCAACGGTGCTAGTCCCACCAGTTCGACGAACACCAATACCATAGCCAACACGTACCACTACAGGTCGAGCAGCGCAACGCCGACGCCGACGCCGCTGAGAGATAATTTCGAGCAGCTGCTGCGGGAGCGACGCGAAAAGGTCTATAACGAATATAGGAGCACGGAGAGGGAGTCGTCGGGGGAGCGGCGCGGAGCAGCGCCCACTCCTCCCCAGAGGCAGTACTATCCCAGCGATTCCTATGGCAATGGTGTGAGGAATGGAAACGGCAGCAACGGCAACGGAACCCTATACCGAAACAGTCCCTCAAACGGTAATGGCCAGTCAACCAAATACAACTACGATTTCGAGTTCAATCTAAACCTGGAGGATGTCAAGCCTGAACCCACTCCCTACACCACGCGAAATATCCAGTTCGAGGATCTGCGACTCGATCAGGATGTGCCAGATGGCGTGGTCAATCGGCGGACCATGGAACGCAATTATCACACAATTAACAGCTTGGAGGCGACCCACAAACGCCAGCAGTTGGAGCCGTTGGAGCAACTGGGCGCCGTTTATGGCCAGAACCACATGGAGGAGACACTCGCGCGCACTCGCCGCGATCTCTCCGCATCCACGAGGTCCACATCCAAGTCCACCTCGCCATTGCCATTGGCGTTGCCAGCCCCAGCTTCGCCCATCTATGCCACCAGCACGAAGAGAGTGAGCAACCCAAATACCAATGGCCAATACCAGCAGCAGATGACGCCTAGTCCCACCGGCAGGCCAGAAACGCCCGCCTTTCCGGTCACGCCGCGCACTCCTTTTGGGGCATCATCATCCTCTTCGTCTTTGTcaacgacgacgacgtcgCCGACCCAGTTGCCCCCGGCGGAGTCCATCTACCAAACAGGGCCACGTCGGGGTGTGCCGCCCCCCGCCGCCGCTCTGCAGCCCCTCGAGGTGTCTGCCGATTCGGTGAGATTTGCCCGGAATTCGGCCAAGTTCTGGTACAAGCCCAATCTGACGCGTGAGGATGCCATCGCTCTGCTGGCCTCCGCCCAGCCGGGCACCTTCCTGGTGCGCGACTCCACCACCTACAAGAACTCCTATGGCCTGGTGGTGCGGGTGGCCCAGCCGCCTGCCGGCTCCCAGGAGCTGGTGCGCCACTTCCTCATCGAACCCACCAAGGGGGGAGTGCATCTGAAGGGCTGCGATGACGAGCCGGTGTTCACCTCACTGTCCGCACTGGTCTTCGAGCATTCCATAAGCCAGCTGGCGTTGCCCTGCCTGCTCCGTCTGCCCGATCGCGACATAGTGCCACCGGTGAGGGCCACCACGCCGGCCCAGCAGCATCTGATTGCCCACGGGGCGGCCACCAATGTGCTGTGGCTCTACTCCTGCGACACGGAATCGCTGACCGGCAACGAGGCCATTCGCAAGGCCATCCGGCTGATGTACGCCCAGCGACCAGCGCCGCAGCCCACGGAGGTGCACTTCAAGGTCTCCTCGCAGGGCATCACGCTCACGGATAATACGCGCAAGAAGTTCTTCCGCAAGCACTATACGGCGGATGTCATCTCGCACTGTGCCATCGATCCGGAGAACCGGATGTGGACCAGCGAGGGCGAGGCCGACAAGAAGACCATCTTTGCGTTCGTGGCCCGGAGGTCGCACAGCTCCACGGACAACCAGTGCCATGTCTTCTGCGACCTGTCTGTCAGCCAGCCGGCGGCGGCTATTGTCTCATTCGCCAATCGAACGCTGCCCACCGAAAAACTGCGCAACTACGTCCTGtag